TGTTGCAACCTGCCTCATCCTTAATGAGCAATCATAGCAGACTCCCTTCAAAATCTGGTTCACAGgacatgttttctttaaaaaaaatgtaggttGGTAAACAAAGCAGGAGATGCTCAGGTTGGTTTGGAAGATGTAGGTTTCAAATTTTGGTTGCAGGTTAACACTGACTGTACTCACAGCTTGGTGTCATGTTTCAATATAATAGTGATTATTGGATGTAGAGTACATTGTACTCACCACTGTTGGTGTGTGGGAAAATGAGTgaacttgtgttgcagccagatGCCTGTAACTACAACTAAGGGGATTTTACACAAAACTTAGAGGGTGACCCCATCAACTTCACAGGGGAGAcaacagattgcagatgctggaatctggagcaaaaattaactgctggaagaactcagcagatcagacagtatctatggaggcaaagggatacttaatttttcaggtcctgatgcagggtcttgacccaaaaatgtTGCATATCCccttgcccccacagatgctgcctgactggttgagttcctctagcagcttgttttaaATTCACAGGGGATCTGGTTTTGATTCCTCTTTTGCTGCTTAAAATGTTCACCATCACCACATCTATAAAAGATGACAGCTATGTTTATTAATACAATCAAAATTATAGCAGTGTAGTTATAGAAGGATAGCTGTAGTAATAATGTGATGCCCGCCAAACCGGTTAAGTGATTAATGACCACGTTTTAAATCAATTCttcacaaaagaaacacaccgaagTTGGGGGTTTATTGTGCTACCTTCACGAAAAACGCAAATTGACACAAATCGCACAATATTAAATGTTCTCGTCACTAAACAAGTCTACTGGTTCAAAACAGACCTCGCAGTTTATTTTTACCAACGAGTAGTAATGTAAAAACCAAGCGTGAAACAAAAAGGTTGCAAGTGAACAGAAATGAAACGTTATCGCAAACATTTAGTTGGTTTTTGCGACACTAGGTGGCAATATTCAAACTGGGTGGGGGTTTCACTAACCGAAACGTAACATTTCAACTCAAACATATCTCCAACTTTTACCCTGGCGAAATAAATTATTTAACGTTTAGCGCAAACACCCTTGGGGGTAAACGTCCCAATTTCTCGTCAAAAGCAGTGCGTTTGCCTGTCGGGGTACCAAAGCAAGGACTTGCACTTCCGCgttgtaattttgttttctgctccaattCGGCCTTTGAGAAACTTTTAAACGTCAATTTGAGGGGCTGCGAGCCAGCACTCCTGATCTGAAGCACGGTCTCATGACTCTGGGGAGGTCGAAGAGGCAGAGAGATGTAAAAGTTGTTGCCTTGCAGCAAGATGCAAAAGTTGTTGCCTTGCACAGACGCCCATGTGGCCGGGTCAGCAATGCACAAGCCGGGGAAATGAATGGGGCGACGTGCCCGCGGCTGACTGTGCAAGGAGTCCCGGAAAGGAAACGCTGCATTGCTGGCGACCTCCATCTCTCACGGAGTTTCCTATAAATCGGTTGCTTTGGGGGCCCTGCCGCTGTTGCACTTGCATGTTTTTTGAGGCTcggcgctctctctctctgctcggCTCACAGCTGCCCGTTCCTCCTGCGGGCGTACCAGCCCAAGCAGGCGCACAGCCCCACCGTGCTGATCGCCAGTCCCAGCAGCAACGCCACCGCGTCCCCTCCGTCCAGACCCTCGGCTCCCGGCACCGACGCCAACAGCAGGACCAGCACCATGCACACCGACTGCAATCCCCACCAGGAAGCCATGTTGCATGTGACAGTCAGATCACTTGATCTCCTTCTATCAGATGATCACTGCCCAACTTCCGCCTTCAACTTCGGGGCGTTGCTTTCATTTAAAGGCGGCAGTGTTGTTGGAACAGCAGCAGTAAACTCGTCTTTGCTACATTATCAACATGTTCAGGCTGCTTTGTAAAACGCACACTTTCATTTTGTCCTCTTATGTCTTATATTTTGTCCTCTTATGCAGGAATGTTTGCATTCCTGCAGACTACAAATTTGACCAACCTGT
This is a stretch of genomic DNA from Pristis pectinata isolate sPriPec2 chromosome 15, sPriPec2.1.pri, whole genome shotgun sequence. It encodes these proteins:
- the LOC127578332 gene encoding small integral membrane protein 30-like, whose product is MASWWGLQSVCMVLVLLLASVPGAEGLDGGDAVALLLGLAISTVGLCACLGWYARRRNGQL